The proteins below come from a single Mugil cephalus isolate CIBA_MC_2020 chromosome 7, CIBA_Mcephalus_1.1, whole genome shotgun sequence genomic window:
- the slc6a9 gene encoding sodium- and chloride-dependent glycine transporter 1 isoform X3, translating into MEMYLKNGAVPGEPVKKDENSRRGNWGNQIEFVLTSVGYAVGLGNVWRFPYLCYRNGGGAFMLPYFIMLVFCGIPLFFLELSFGQFASQGCLGVWKISPMFKGVGYGMMVVSTYIGIYYNVVICIAFYYFFKSMTNLLPWTYCGNHWNTPDCSGVVNPSQQFNASLANATTSLAVGVNEVVNRTKRTSPSEEYWKHYVLNISDDIGNFGEVRLPILGCLAISWFVVFLCLIRGVKSSGKVVYFTATFPYVVLTILFIRGITLDGAINGIKYYLTPQWQKVLDAKVWGDAASQIFYSLGCAWGGLITMASYNKFHNNCFRDSIIISITNCATSVYAGFVIFSILGFMAHHLNVPVSEVADHGPGLAFVAYPEALTLLPISPLWSLLFFFMLILLGLGTQFCLLETLVTAIVDEIGTDWIIRNKTVVTLSVAIVGFLLGVPLTTQAGIYWLLLMDNYAASFSLVIISCIMCICVMYVYGHRNYFKDVEMMLGFPPPLFFKVCWRFISPVIISFILIFTVIQYKPITYNDYVYPGWSLAIGFAMALSSVVCIPIYALYKISRSPGATFRERLKYACRAHPKWGPALQEHRTGRYAPMASEDTVEARPLKEKEELKEEQKEDEKEKEKERERKDEISLTIQGSNGSTNTHNNPNPSA; encoded by the exons aaCGGAGCAGTTCCAGGAGAGCCAGTGAAGAAGGATGAAAACTCCCGGAGAGGGAACTGGGGCAACCAGATTGAATTTGTCCTCACCAGTGTGGGCTACGCTGTGGGCCTGGGCAACGTCTGGAGGTTCCCCTACCTCTGCTACAGGAATGGAGGAG GTGCCTTCATGCTGCCATATTTTATCATGCTGGTGTTCTGCGGcatccctctcttcttcctcgAGCTTTCCTTTGGTCAGTTTGCCAGCCAGGGCTGTCTTGGAGTCTGGAAGATCAGCCCTATGTTCAAAG GTGTGGGCTACGGCATGATGGTGGTGTCCACCTACATTGGGATCTATTACAATGTGGTCATTTGCATTGCCTTCTACTACTTTTTTAAGTCTATGACAAACCTTCTTCCGTGGACCTACTGCGGCAACCACTGGAACACACCAGACTGCTCCGGGGTTGTTAACCCCAGTCAACAGTTCAACGCTAGCCTGGCAAATGCCACCACCAGCCTGGCAGTAGGCGTGAACGAGGTTGTCAACCGGACCAAGAGGACGAGCCCCAGCGAAGAGTATTGGAA ACACTACGTGCTGAACATCTCTGATGACATTGGGAACTTTGGAGAGGTCCGGCTTCCTATCCTGGGCTGCCTGGCCATATCCTGGTTTGttgtcttcctctgtctcatTAGGGGTGTAAAATCTTCTGGAAAG GTGGTGTACTTCACTGCCACATTCCCCTACGTAGTTTTGACCATCTTGTTCATCCGTGGAATCACTCTGGATGGAGCCATCAATGGCATCAAGTACTACCTGACTCCACAGTGGCAGAAGGTCCTTGATGCAAAG GTTTGGGGAGATGCTGCCTCACAGATCTTCTACTCCCTGGGTTGTGCCTGGGGGGGTCTCATTACCATGGCTTCCTATAATAAGTTCCACAACAACTGTTTCAG AGacagcatcatcatcagcataacCAACTGTGCGACCAGCGTGTACGCCGGCTTCGTCATTTTTTCCATCCTGGGCTTCATGGCGCACCACCTGAACGTCCCTGTGTCGGAGGTGGCAGACCACGGACCGGGCCTGGCCTTTGTCGCTTACCCAGAAGCCCTCACTCTGCTCCCCATCTCACCACTCTGgtcactgctttttttcttcatgctcATCCTTCTGGGACTGGGGACTCAG TTCTGTCTGTTGGAGACCCTGGTGACGGCCATCGTGGACGAGATCGGCACAGACTGGATCATCAGGAACAAGACGGTGGTCACGCTGTCAGTGGCCATAGTTGGTTTCCTACTGGGAGTGCCACTAACAACACAA GCAGGAATCTATTGGCTGTTACTGATGGACAACTATGCTGCTAGTTTCTCTTTGGTCATCATCTCCTGCATCATGTGTATCTGCGTCATGTATGTTTATG GTCACAGGAACTACTTTAAGGATGTCGAGATGATGCTGGgcttcccccctcctctcttcttcaaAGTCTGCTGGAGATTCATCTCCCCCGTTATTATCTCT TTCATCCTGATCTTCACAGTGATCCAGTACAAGCCCATCACTTACAACGACTACGTGTATCCCGGCTGGTCTTTGGCTATCGGCTTTGCCATGGCTCTGTCCTCGGTGGTCTGCATACCCATCTATGCCCTCTACAAGATCTCAAGGTCCCCAGGAGCCACCTTTAGAGAG cGGTTGAAGTACGCATGCCGAGCACATCCAAAGTGGGGCCCCGCCCTCCAGGAGCACCGGACAGGCCGCTACGCCCCCATGGCTTCTGAAGACACCGTGGAGGCCCGTCccctgaaggagaaggaggagctgaaggaagagcagaaggaggacgagaaggagaaggagaaggagagggagaggaaggatgAGATCAGCCTCACCATCCAGGGAAGCAACGgctccaccaacacacacaacaaccccAACCCCAGCGCATAg
- the slc6a9 gene encoding sodium- and chloride-dependent glycine transporter 1 isoform X1, with translation MSESNTIAASTADQNGAVPGEPVKKDENSRRGNWGNQIEFVLTSVGYAVGLGNVWRFPYLCYRNGGGAFMLPYFIMLVFCGIPLFFLELSFGQFASQGCLGVWKISPMFKGVGYGMMVVSTYIGIYYNVVICIAFYYFFKSMTNLLPWTYCGNHWNTPDCSGVVNPSQQFNASLANATTSLAVGVNEVVNRTKRTSPSEEYWKHYVLNISDDIGNFGEVRLPILGCLAISWFVVFLCLIRGVKSSGKVVYFTATFPYVVLTILFIRGITLDGAINGIKYYLTPQWQKVLDAKVWGDAASQIFYSLGCAWGGLITMASYNKFHNNCFRDSIIISITNCATSVYAGFVIFSILGFMAHHLNVPVSEVADHGPGLAFVAYPEALTLLPISPLWSLLFFFMLILLGLGTQFCLLETLVTAIVDEIGTDWIIRNKTVVTLSVAIVGFLLGVPLTTQAGIYWLLLMDNYAASFSLVIISCIMCICVMYVYGHRNYFKDVEMMLGFPPPLFFKVCWRFISPVIISFILIFTVIQYKPITYNDYVYPGWSLAIGFAMALSSVVCIPIYALYKISRSPGATFRERLKYACRAHPKWGPALQEHRTGRYAPMASEDTVEARPLKEKEELKEEQKEDEKEKEKERERKDEISLTIQGSNGSTNTHNNPNPSA, from the exons aaCGGAGCAGTTCCAGGAGAGCCAGTGAAGAAGGATGAAAACTCCCGGAGAGGGAACTGGGGCAACCAGATTGAATTTGTCCTCACCAGTGTGGGCTACGCTGTGGGCCTGGGCAACGTCTGGAGGTTCCCCTACCTCTGCTACAGGAATGGAGGAG GTGCCTTCATGCTGCCATATTTTATCATGCTGGTGTTCTGCGGcatccctctcttcttcctcgAGCTTTCCTTTGGTCAGTTTGCCAGCCAGGGCTGTCTTGGAGTCTGGAAGATCAGCCCTATGTTCAAAG GTGTGGGCTACGGCATGATGGTGGTGTCCACCTACATTGGGATCTATTACAATGTGGTCATTTGCATTGCCTTCTACTACTTTTTTAAGTCTATGACAAACCTTCTTCCGTGGACCTACTGCGGCAACCACTGGAACACACCAGACTGCTCCGGGGTTGTTAACCCCAGTCAACAGTTCAACGCTAGCCTGGCAAATGCCACCACCAGCCTGGCAGTAGGCGTGAACGAGGTTGTCAACCGGACCAAGAGGACGAGCCCCAGCGAAGAGTATTGGAA ACACTACGTGCTGAACATCTCTGATGACATTGGGAACTTTGGAGAGGTCCGGCTTCCTATCCTGGGCTGCCTGGCCATATCCTGGTTTGttgtcttcctctgtctcatTAGGGGTGTAAAATCTTCTGGAAAG GTGGTGTACTTCACTGCCACATTCCCCTACGTAGTTTTGACCATCTTGTTCATCCGTGGAATCACTCTGGATGGAGCCATCAATGGCATCAAGTACTACCTGACTCCACAGTGGCAGAAGGTCCTTGATGCAAAG GTTTGGGGAGATGCTGCCTCACAGATCTTCTACTCCCTGGGTTGTGCCTGGGGGGGTCTCATTACCATGGCTTCCTATAATAAGTTCCACAACAACTGTTTCAG AGacagcatcatcatcagcataacCAACTGTGCGACCAGCGTGTACGCCGGCTTCGTCATTTTTTCCATCCTGGGCTTCATGGCGCACCACCTGAACGTCCCTGTGTCGGAGGTGGCAGACCACGGACCGGGCCTGGCCTTTGTCGCTTACCCAGAAGCCCTCACTCTGCTCCCCATCTCACCACTCTGgtcactgctttttttcttcatgctcATCCTTCTGGGACTGGGGACTCAG TTCTGTCTGTTGGAGACCCTGGTGACGGCCATCGTGGACGAGATCGGCACAGACTGGATCATCAGGAACAAGACGGTGGTCACGCTGTCAGTGGCCATAGTTGGTTTCCTACTGGGAGTGCCACTAACAACACAA GCAGGAATCTATTGGCTGTTACTGATGGACAACTATGCTGCTAGTTTCTCTTTGGTCATCATCTCCTGCATCATGTGTATCTGCGTCATGTATGTTTATG GTCACAGGAACTACTTTAAGGATGTCGAGATGATGCTGGgcttcccccctcctctcttcttcaaAGTCTGCTGGAGATTCATCTCCCCCGTTATTATCTCT TTCATCCTGATCTTCACAGTGATCCAGTACAAGCCCATCACTTACAACGACTACGTGTATCCCGGCTGGTCTTTGGCTATCGGCTTTGCCATGGCTCTGTCCTCGGTGGTCTGCATACCCATCTATGCCCTCTACAAGATCTCAAGGTCCCCAGGAGCCACCTTTAGAGAG cGGTTGAAGTACGCATGCCGAGCACATCCAAAGTGGGGCCCCGCCCTCCAGGAGCACCGGACAGGCCGCTACGCCCCCATGGCTTCTGAAGACACCGTGGAGGCCCGTCccctgaaggagaaggaggagctgaaggaagagcagaaggaggacgagaaggagaaggagaaggagagggagaggaaggatgAGATCAGCCTCACCATCCAGGGAAGCAACGgctccaccaacacacacaacaaccccAACCCCAGCGCATAg
- the slc6a9 gene encoding sodium- and chloride-dependent glycine transporter 1 isoform X2: protein MEEKQLNGAVPGEPVKKDENSRRGNWGNQIEFVLTSVGYAVGLGNVWRFPYLCYRNGGGAFMLPYFIMLVFCGIPLFFLELSFGQFASQGCLGVWKISPMFKGVGYGMMVVSTYIGIYYNVVICIAFYYFFKSMTNLLPWTYCGNHWNTPDCSGVVNPSQQFNASLANATTSLAVGVNEVVNRTKRTSPSEEYWKHYVLNISDDIGNFGEVRLPILGCLAISWFVVFLCLIRGVKSSGKVVYFTATFPYVVLTILFIRGITLDGAINGIKYYLTPQWQKVLDAKVWGDAASQIFYSLGCAWGGLITMASYNKFHNNCFRDSIIISITNCATSVYAGFVIFSILGFMAHHLNVPVSEVADHGPGLAFVAYPEALTLLPISPLWSLLFFFMLILLGLGTQFCLLETLVTAIVDEIGTDWIIRNKTVVTLSVAIVGFLLGVPLTTQAGIYWLLLMDNYAASFSLVIISCIMCICVMYVYGHRNYFKDVEMMLGFPPPLFFKVCWRFISPVIISFILIFTVIQYKPITYNDYVYPGWSLAIGFAMALSSVVCIPIYALYKISRSPGATFRERLKYACRAHPKWGPALQEHRTGRYAPMASEDTVEARPLKEKEELKEEQKEDEKEKEKERERKDEISLTIQGSNGSTNTHNNPNPSA, encoded by the exons aaCGGAGCAGTTCCAGGAGAGCCAGTGAAGAAGGATGAAAACTCCCGGAGAGGGAACTGGGGCAACCAGATTGAATTTGTCCTCACCAGTGTGGGCTACGCTGTGGGCCTGGGCAACGTCTGGAGGTTCCCCTACCTCTGCTACAGGAATGGAGGAG GTGCCTTCATGCTGCCATATTTTATCATGCTGGTGTTCTGCGGcatccctctcttcttcctcgAGCTTTCCTTTGGTCAGTTTGCCAGCCAGGGCTGTCTTGGAGTCTGGAAGATCAGCCCTATGTTCAAAG GTGTGGGCTACGGCATGATGGTGGTGTCCACCTACATTGGGATCTATTACAATGTGGTCATTTGCATTGCCTTCTACTACTTTTTTAAGTCTATGACAAACCTTCTTCCGTGGACCTACTGCGGCAACCACTGGAACACACCAGACTGCTCCGGGGTTGTTAACCCCAGTCAACAGTTCAACGCTAGCCTGGCAAATGCCACCACCAGCCTGGCAGTAGGCGTGAACGAGGTTGTCAACCGGACCAAGAGGACGAGCCCCAGCGAAGAGTATTGGAA ACACTACGTGCTGAACATCTCTGATGACATTGGGAACTTTGGAGAGGTCCGGCTTCCTATCCTGGGCTGCCTGGCCATATCCTGGTTTGttgtcttcctctgtctcatTAGGGGTGTAAAATCTTCTGGAAAG GTGGTGTACTTCACTGCCACATTCCCCTACGTAGTTTTGACCATCTTGTTCATCCGTGGAATCACTCTGGATGGAGCCATCAATGGCATCAAGTACTACCTGACTCCACAGTGGCAGAAGGTCCTTGATGCAAAG GTTTGGGGAGATGCTGCCTCACAGATCTTCTACTCCCTGGGTTGTGCCTGGGGGGGTCTCATTACCATGGCTTCCTATAATAAGTTCCACAACAACTGTTTCAG AGacagcatcatcatcagcataacCAACTGTGCGACCAGCGTGTACGCCGGCTTCGTCATTTTTTCCATCCTGGGCTTCATGGCGCACCACCTGAACGTCCCTGTGTCGGAGGTGGCAGACCACGGACCGGGCCTGGCCTTTGTCGCTTACCCAGAAGCCCTCACTCTGCTCCCCATCTCACCACTCTGgtcactgctttttttcttcatgctcATCCTTCTGGGACTGGGGACTCAG TTCTGTCTGTTGGAGACCCTGGTGACGGCCATCGTGGACGAGATCGGCACAGACTGGATCATCAGGAACAAGACGGTGGTCACGCTGTCAGTGGCCATAGTTGGTTTCCTACTGGGAGTGCCACTAACAACACAA GCAGGAATCTATTGGCTGTTACTGATGGACAACTATGCTGCTAGTTTCTCTTTGGTCATCATCTCCTGCATCATGTGTATCTGCGTCATGTATGTTTATG GTCACAGGAACTACTTTAAGGATGTCGAGATGATGCTGGgcttcccccctcctctcttcttcaaAGTCTGCTGGAGATTCATCTCCCCCGTTATTATCTCT TTCATCCTGATCTTCACAGTGATCCAGTACAAGCCCATCACTTACAACGACTACGTGTATCCCGGCTGGTCTTTGGCTATCGGCTTTGCCATGGCTCTGTCCTCGGTGGTCTGCATACCCATCTATGCCCTCTACAAGATCTCAAGGTCCCCAGGAGCCACCTTTAGAGAG cGGTTGAAGTACGCATGCCGAGCACATCCAAAGTGGGGCCCCGCCCTCCAGGAGCACCGGACAGGCCGCTACGCCCCCATGGCTTCTGAAGACACCGTGGAGGCCCGTCccctgaaggagaaggaggagctgaaggaagagcagaaggaggacgagaaggagaaggagaaggagagggagaggaaggatgAGATCAGCCTCACCATCCAGGGAAGCAACGgctccaccaacacacacaacaaccccAACCCCAGCGCATAg